CCCCCAGGTAAATGCCGGCATGGGACGGGCCGGGGCGGTAGGTGGTGAAGAACACCATGTCCCCGGGGAGGAGCTGTCCCGGCGGCACCGCCTTGCCGGCGTGGTACATGGCCTCGGTGGTGCGTGGCAGGACCACTCCCGCGCGGGCGTAGACGTACTGCAGAAATCCCGAACAGTCAAAGGCCCTCGGTCCCGTGGCC
This region of Armatimonadota bacterium genomic DNA includes:
- a CDS encoding C40 family peptidase, which codes for ATGPRAFDCSGFLQYVYARAGVVLPRTTEAMYHAGKAVPPGQLLPGDMVFFTTYRPGPSHAGIYLGEGLFIHASSGYGSVTVTPLVKEYYRKRYLGARRF